A stretch of Syntrophorhabdales bacterium DNA encodes these proteins:
- a CDS encoding MarR family transcriptional regulator, translating into MNMVKELSVSVTDTAYQLHRSLLRLFRVLRVTRPADGLTLTKLGVLGRLQREGKATAAELAAYLRIRPQSLTRLIADLERGKFIIRRLGSEDHRQNPLEITKAGLELLARDIRDQRAQLARVIDKELTPAEQELLRIAAGLLDRIAETTEAAVELRREPQRSKGRGHST; encoded by the coding sequence ATGAACATGGTCAAGGAACTATCTGTCTCTGTCACTGATACAGCGTATCAGTTGCACCGCAGTCTCCTTCGGCTCTTTCGTGTGCTGCGCGTCACTCGGCCGGCAGACGGGTTGACGCTAACGAAACTCGGAGTCCTGGGACGTCTCCAGCGCGAAGGGAAAGCCACTGCAGCGGAACTGGCAGCCTATTTGCGCATCAGGCCGCAATCGCTGACCCGCCTGATTGCGGACCTGGAGAGAGGCAAGTTCATCATTCGCAGGTTGGGCAGCGAAGACCACAGGCAGAACCCACTCGAGATCACGAAAGCTGGACTCGAGTTGCTCGCCAGAGATATTCGTGACCAACGAGCGCAACTGGCGCGGGTTATAGACAAGGAGCTGACACCTGCCGAGCAGGAGTTGCTCAGGATTGCCGCCGGGCTTCTGGATCGTATTGCAGAGACGACTGAGGCAGCAGTCGAGCTCCGTCGCGAGCCGCAACGAAGTAAGGGACGAGGCCACTCCACCTGA
- a CDS encoding amidohydrolase family protein, with translation MMIVDFEHHYLPEELFLRKGGKKGEKVIAYKDGKASSTLQPALCDAEEHLRVMDSAGIDVAVLLKSAAPLDPRAVLEETKLWNDGTAEMMKQYPKRFVAFAPIPPLRGEEVLYEMERAISSLGFKGVLIDAQVNGLTLDSKELWPFYERVSALKTPIFVHPSGVPKGFDILDASFDLYRSLGRELDLIAATTRIILGGVLDDFPDLTFVISHKGGGIVALKERMEHWFGAPGSGGALHRMSFHEHFEKIYFNLAGHHGGMNSVKCALLDISPTRLVFGTDYPHDLDNPLNIKAYIDNIKELEIGRENKDLMLGGNAYRLLDL, from the coding sequence ATGATGATCGTCGATTTCGAACATCATTACCTTCCCGAAGAACTGTTTCTCAGGAAGGGAGGAAAAAAGGGGGAAAAAGTAATTGCCTACAAAGACGGAAAAGCCTCGTCGACGCTGCAGCCGGCGCTCTGCGATGCGGAGGAGCACCTCAGGGTTATGGATTCGGCCGGGATAGATGTGGCGGTGCTGTTGAAAAGTGCCGCACCCTTGGACCCCCGCGCCGTCCTGGAAGAAACAAAGTTATGGAACGACGGGACGGCCGAGATGATGAAGCAGTATCCGAAGAGATTTGTTGCCTTTGCCCCCATTCCGCCTCTCCGCGGAGAAGAAGTTCTGTACGAGATGGAGAGGGCCATCAGTTCCCTGGGATTCAAAGGCGTTCTCATCGATGCTCAGGTCAACGGCCTTACCCTGGATTCAAAAGAATTGTGGCCCTTTTACGAAAGGGTAAGCGCCCTCAAGACACCTATCTTCGTTCACCCGAGTGGGGTGCCCAAGGGTTTTGATATCCTGGATGCCTCCTTTGACCTTTACAGAAGCCTCGGAAGGGAACTGGACCTGATTGCGGCGACGACAAGAATCATTCTGGGAGGTGTCCTTGATGACTTCCCTGACCTGACATTTGTGATAAGTCACAAGGGCGGAGGCATCGTTGCACTGAAGGAGCGCATGGAGCATTGGTTCGGCGCTCCGGGCTCGGGCGGCGCCCTGCACCGCATGTCCTTTCACGAGCATTTCGAGAAGATATATTTCAACCTGGCGGGGCACCACGGCGGCATGAATTCCGTCAAGTGTGCCCTGCTGGACATCAGCCCGACCCGTCTCGTCTTCGGCACCGACTACCCGCACGATTTGGATAATCCGCTCAACATCAAAGCTTATATCGACAACATCAAGGAGCTTGAAATCGGCCGGGAGAATAAGGATTTGATGCTGGGGGGTAATGCCTACAGGCTGCTCGACCTGTAA